The following is a genomic window from Rhodospirillaceae bacterium.
CCACGCGCCTAACTCCCCGTCATCAGAATTGAGGCTGCGGCCCGCGCTTCGTCGGTGACGTTTGAGCCGGCCAGCATGCGCGCGATTTCTTCGCGGCGCTCGTCGGCGGTCAGTTGCACCACGCGGGTGGCTGTAATTTTGCCGTCCGTAACTTTTGCCACACGCCAGTGGTTCCGTCCCCGTGCCGCCACTTGCGGCGAGTGTGTGACCACCAGCACTTGAACGTCTTCGGCCAGCCGCGCCAGCCGCTCGCCAACCGCGCTGGCCGTCGCACCGCCGATGCCGGAGTCCACTTCATCGAACACCATCACGGCTGGCGGTTGACTATCCGCCAGCACAACTTTCAAGGCCAACAGGAAGCGCGCTAGTTCCCCGCCCGAGGCAATTTTGTTCAGCGGGCCAGGGGGCAGGCCCGGATTGGTGGCCACTTCAAACACGGCGTGATCACAGCCGAGGGCCGACCACTCGGTGTCCGGCAAGGTTTCCAGGGCGACTCGGAATGAGGCTTGGTCCAGTTTGACTGGGGCCAGTTCCTTCGACACCGCTTTGGCCAGCGCTGATCCAGCCTTCGCCCGCGCCTTAGACATAGCTTTGGCAGCGGTTTCAAAGGCATTGCGGGCAGTTTGGTCTGCTTTGGCCAAACGAATGAGGTTGTCTTCTCCGCCTTCAACCGCAGCCAGTTTCTCTTCCAATGCGGCCAGATGATCTGCCAGATCATCGACGCTGACCTTGTGCTTGCGGGCCTCGGCTTTGAGGGCGAACAAGCGTTCTTCTGCTGCTTCCAATTCGCCGGGGTCGATGTCAAAGGCGGCTGCGGCCGCGTCCAATCCGGTTTGTGCTTCCGCCAATTCAATCGAGGCACGTTCTAAGGTGGCACAAACCGCATCCAGGCGCCCTTCAGCTTTGGTCGCCGCGCGTTCCAACTCACCTTGGGCCGTGCGCACCGCGCCATCCACATCGGCGTGTTCGGTGAGGGCCTGGCGGGCTGTTTCGATGGCCGTCAGGATCTGTTCGCCATGCCTGAGCAATGCACGCTTGGCAGCCAGGTCTGCTTCTTCGCCTGCGATGGGAGCCAGTTTGCTAAGTGTATTTACAGCGGCTCTCAGGTCTTCTTCTTCTGCCTTGGCCTCTCGCATCAGCCGCTCAGCGGCCTGCCAGGCTTTATGAGCTGCGCGCCAGGTCTCCCAGTAGCTGCGGCAGGCATTATCGTGCTCAGCGCCGCTCGTAGCGCGCCTGAAGCGGTCTAGAACACTGATATGGGTCGCTTGATCCATCAGTCCGTGGGCATCGAACTGGCCATGGACTTCAACCAGGACATTTCCGGCCTGACGCAACAGACCGACACTCACGGATTGATCATTAATATAGGCTCTGCTGCGACCGTCTTTGCCCACACTGCGGCGCAGGACAATCAGGTCGTCGTCGAGGCTGATGTCGTGTTCCCCGAGCACCTTGCGCGCCGGGTGGTTTGCAGGAATATCGAAAACTGCGGTGACTGTGAGTTTCTCGGCTCCGGGTCTGACCAGTCCGGCATCGCCGCGTTCGCCTAAGGCCAAGCCGAGCGAGTCCAGTAGAATCGATTTGCCAGCGCCAGTTTCCCCGGTAAGCACACCAAGACCTTCGGAAAACTCAAGATCGAGCTTATCTATAAGTACAACATCGCGAATGGTCAGCGAGGCAAGCATGATCCAGGCGTCTTACCAGATACTCCACCAGGGTTTTTCGTCTTCAGCGGCCTGAACCTCTGCAGCTCGGCGAGCCTGACGCAGTTCCCGCTCAACACCAGCCAGAGCGAAGGCATCTTCGTACCAGTCACTGCCCGGGTAATTGTAGCCGAGGATGGCGGCCGTCCGCTTGGCTTCAGCCCGCAGCCCCAAGGCTGTGTAGGTCTCTGTTAAACGGTACAGAGCTTCTGGGGCATGCGTGGTGTTGCCATAGGACTCAACCACGTTCTTGAAACGGTTGATGGCGGCCAAATAGTGCTGGCGGTTTAAATAAAACCGTCCCACCGCCATCTCTTTACCGGCCAGGTGATCGCGTGTGAGATCGATCTTCAGCCGCGCATCGCGCGCATAGGCGGTGTCAGGGAAGCGGGTAATAACATCTTCCAAGGCGACCAGTGCCTGTTGCGTCATGTCCTGGTCCCGCTGCACGTCGGAGATTTGCTCGTAGTAGCAGAGCGCTTTGAGATAATAGGCATAGACGACATCACGGTTGCCAGGGTGCACTTGAATAAAGCGGTCTAAAGACGCCGTGGCGTCGTCGTATTTGTTGTTCATGTAATGGGCGTAGGCTGCCATCAACTTGGATTTTGTGGCCCAGACTGAATAGGGGTGCTGACGCTCGACTTCATCGAAATACAGAGACGCATCCCGGTAGCGGCCATCTTCCAGATATTCTGTGGCCTGACTGTAAATTTCGTAGACCGTCAGTTCCTGGTACTCAAGCTCGTCATCTGAGGCGCAAGCTGCCAGGGCTAAGACGGCAACAGCCGCCGCAATCTGCTTTAGTCTGAATGGTGTGTCACAAAGGGCCATAGTCTTCAAACGCGCTCGTAAAAGGGAGGTGAGTATATCATCGCCACTGACCATGTCAGCAGCTTAAGAGTCCATGTCAGTCGGTTAGGGTCCCAGCCACCAGATTAGGATTATTGGGCTGCGGCCTGGCGCTCTAGGGCTTGGTTCCACGTTTTTGGGCGATTAATGCGCCCGTTTTCCGGCATATCCACCAGATCCCAGTTGCTGTCTTTGGCAAACAATTGACGCAGCAGATTTGCCGTGTCCGCATGGCTCGAGCAGGTGCCGTGGAAATGACCGATAATTCGGTGCCCAGTGAGATACAGGTCACCGATGGCATCCAGCATCTTATGGCGCACAAATTCATCATTATGGCGCAGGCCATCTTCATTGAGCACGCGCTCGCCATCAACCACGATTGCATTCTCAAGGCTGCCGCCGCGGGCTAAGCCGGCTTCACGCAAGGCGGTCACATCGGAGAGAAACCCGAAAGTGCGGGCCTTGCTGATTTCGGTTTTGAAGACATCCGTGTCGATATCAAAGGTGCACGACTGCCGTCCAACAGCTTCAGCAGCGAAGTCAATTTGGAACTCTAGCGTGAGTCCATCTTCTGAGGGTGCCAGCGAAACTTCTTTGTTGCCATTGCGATAAACGATGGGCTCAAGGATACGCAGTACTTGCCGCGGTACATCTTGGTCGGCCACGCCGGCGCATTCGATCAGAAAAATAAACGGTGCGGCGCTGCCGTCCATCGCGGGAACTTCAGGTCCGTTTAATTCGACCAGGGCATTATCGACTCCCATCCCATAAAACGCGGCCATAAGATGTTCGACGGTGGCAACGCTGATACCATTTTCATTGGCCAGCACTGTGCACATGCGGCTGTCTGCGATCCGATCCCAGCGCGCTGGAATCTCTGCACCGCCGCCGACGAGATCAATGCGTTTGAAGACAATGCCTGTATTGATGGGAGCCGGGTGTAACTTCATCGCGACCCGTGCTCCAGAATGCAAGCCAATTCCACTACACCCAATAGGTGATTTCAACGTGCGTTGGAGATTGGTGGCTTTCGGGAGGTCATTGGGCGTCGCGTTGCCAAAGGCACCAGAAACGGTGCGAAGTGCGCGGACGTCAGGGGACATAGATCACCGGTATTAATTGCAACAAAACGATATTGAGGCACACGTCTGCGCCCGTACATCCACTATATAATGTAGTAGCAACCCCAATTAGTCCCTGCAACTCAATCATTGTTGCAGATTGTAATGCTTTGACAAGTAAAAACTTTTTGGCTTTAGGCTTCAAAAAAATGTGGCATTTGTATGGATATATTTAGCGGGTGCCAGGCAAGGGGCTAAAGCCTTAATAATCATAAGAAAAGGCCCGCCTTTCAGCGGGCCTTTTCCCCTCCCGTTGGTGGCCCGTCCCCCTCAGAGGGCCACCCCCACGGATCGTGCCGGTTTTGTCTCAGTTGGCCTGCCGACGGAGAAAAGCAGGGATTTCCAGCTCTTCTTCATCATGTGAGGTGACAGGCCGATCTGCCGGATTAACCGAAATCGCCAAGTTCGACTGAGGTGCTGGCTCTGGCCGGGCAATCGTTTTTGCCAGCGGTTTTGGCTCAGGCGCTGCTGGAGCAGTCGCTTGTACCTCAGATTCTGGCTTGCCTTTGGCGAGGCTGCGATAGCGGCTGAACAAGCTCAATTTGCCACCGTCCTGCTTTGGAGTGCCTGACGTCAAAGGTTTTGCTGCTGTAACGGGTGCTTCAGCTTTTGAAGCCGCGAGTGGCGCAGGCACTGGAGCAGGTTCAACAGCGGGCATTGCCTTTGGCATAACCGGTGCCTTCGGAATGAAGGTATCAGTCGGCAAACGAGGCTGTGTTGACGTTGGTTTCGGCTTGACCGCTGGGGCACTTGCCATGGCTTCGGCAATCTCATCTGTCTGAGCGACCGGAGCGCTAGGCGTTGCACCTTGGGGCGCGCTTTGGCGGGTCGATTGTGCAACCCGAGCGGCCAGGTCCAATTCTTCAGCTGGGGGATGGGTGGTTGAACTGGCGGGGGCAAGTGTTGCGCTCGGGGCGGCTGCGTAGTTTGCTGCCGGGGTCGCAGCAGGTGCGGTCGCAGATCCGTGTGCGGTTTCGCCAGCGGACGCTATCTGACCACCACCAAAGATCGCATTGGCCATGGCTGCTGGCCTGTGCGCCGGCGTTTCCGTTCGAGAGTGCACGGTCCGATCAGATACCGCTTTGGTTTCATCGCGGATCAACACGGGCTTAGGCATGTGTCCTGACATCGCTTCGATGCCGGTGGCCACAACAGATACGCGGATACGGCCTTCG
Proteins encoded in this region:
- the recN gene encoding DNA repair protein RecN; translated protein: MLASLTIRDVVLIDKLDLEFSEGLGVLTGETGAGKSILLDSLGLALGERGDAGLVRPGAEKLTVTAVFDIPANHPARKVLGEHDISLDDDLIVLRRSVGKDGRSRAYINDQSVSVGLLRQAGNVLVEVHGQFDAHGLMDQATHISVLDRFRRATSGAEHDNACRSYWETWRAAHKAWQAAERLMREAKAEEEDLRAAVNTLSKLAPIAGEEADLAAKRALLRHGEQILTAIETARQALTEHADVDGAVRTAQGELERAATKAEGRLDAVCATLERASIELAEAQTGLDAAAAAFDIDPGELEAAEERLFALKAEARKHKVSVDDLADHLAALEEKLAAVEGGEDNLIRLAKADQTARNAFETAAKAMSKARAKAGSALAKAVSKELAPVKLDQASFRVALETLPDTEWSALGCDHAVFEVATNPGLPPGPLNKIASGGELARFLLALKVVLADSQPPAVMVFDEVDSGIGGATASAVGERLARLAEDVQVLVVTHSPQVAARGRNHWRVAKVTDGKITATRVVQLTADERREEIARMLAGSNVTDEARAAASILMTGS
- a CDS encoding outer membrane protein assembly factor BamD, producing MALCDTPFRLKQIAAAVAVLALAACASDDELEYQELTVYEIYSQATEYLEDGRYRDASLYFDEVERQHPYSVWATKSKLMAAYAHYMNNKYDDATASLDRFIQVHPGNRDVVYAYYLKALCYYEQISDVQRDQDMTQQALVALEDVITRFPDTAYARDARLKIDLTRDHLAGKEMAVGRFYLNRQHYLAAINRFKNVVESYGNTTHAPEALYRLTETYTALGLRAEAKRTAAILGYNYPGSDWYEDAFALAGVERELRQARRAAEVQAAEDEKPWWSIW
- the lpxC gene encoding UDP-3-O-acyl-N-acetylglucosamine deacetylase, translating into MSPDVRALRTVSGAFGNATPNDLPKATNLQRTLKSPIGCSGIGLHSGARVAMKLHPAPINTGIVFKRIDLVGGGAEIPARWDRIADSRMCTVLANENGISVATVEHLMAAFYGMGVDNALVELNGPEVPAMDGSAAPFIFLIECAGVADQDVPRQVLRILEPIVYRNGNKEVSLAPSEDGLTLEFQIDFAAEAVGRQSCTFDIDTDVFKTEISKARTFGFLSDVTALREAGLARGGSLENAIVVDGERVLNEDGLRHNDEFVRHKMLDAIGDLYLTGHRIIGHFHGTCSSHADTANLLRQLFAKDSNWDLVDMPENGRINRPKTWNQALERQAAAQ